One window from the genome of Spirosoma rhododendri encodes:
- a CDS encoding SusC/RagA family TonB-linked outer membrane protein produces the protein MEGSINYSGKAGKLSYTVGANATYSRYQAGEQYKPRFGNSWDQYRNSAMNRWGGTTWGYHVTGRFQSAQEIANHPVNNDGQGNRTMLPGDFIYQDVNGDGIINYLDERPIGYAQGWPPFMSFGLNANLSWQNFSLFVGFAGGTMQSLERNWELKFPYQNNGTSPAYMLEDRWHRSDPYNPDSPWVAGLYPAIRKDYGSHANNWRNDFWVTNVTYLRLRNLELGYNLPKPVMDRLGLTALRVYLSGTNLLSFDNVKQYEIDPEIASGNGLVYPTQRLYSAGFNLSF, from the coding sequence ATGGAAGGGTCTATCAACTACTCGGGCAAAGCGGGTAAGCTGTCGTACACCGTTGGGGCCAACGCCACCTATAGCCGGTACCAGGCGGGTGAGCAGTACAAGCCCCGCTTTGGTAATTCGTGGGATCAGTACCGCAATTCGGCCATGAACCGCTGGGGCGGCACCACCTGGGGCTATCACGTGACGGGCCGGTTCCAGAGTGCGCAGGAGATTGCCAACCACCCGGTCAACAACGACGGGCAGGGCAACCGGACCATGCTGCCCGGCGACTTTATCTATCAGGACGTCAACGGCGACGGTATCATCAACTACCTCGACGAGCGGCCCATCGGCTACGCGCAGGGTTGGCCACCGTTCATGAGCTTCGGCCTGAACGCCAATCTGAGCTGGCAGAACTTCTCGCTCTTCGTCGGTTTCGCCGGTGGTACGATGCAGAGTCTGGAGCGAAACTGGGAGCTGAAATTCCCGTACCAGAACAACGGTACGTCGCCAGCCTACATGCTCGAAGACCGCTGGCACCGGTCCGACCCCTACAACCCCGATAGTCCGTGGGTGGCGGGGCTGTATCCGGCCATTCGGAAAGACTACGGCAGTCACGCCAACAACTGGCGCAACGACTTCTGGGTAACCAACGTGACTTACCTGCGCCTGCGTAACCTCGAACTGGGCTACAACCTGCCGAAACCCGTCATGGACCGGCTGGGGCTTACGGCGCTGCGCGTCTACCTGTCGGGTACCAACCTGCTTTCGTTCGACAACGTCAAACAGTACGAAATCGACCCCGAAATCGCGTCGGGCAACGGGCTGGTATACCCCACGCAACGGCTCTACAGCGCGGGTTTCAATCTGAGCTTCTAA
- a CDS encoding SusC/RagA family TonB-linked outer membrane protein: MKKSVPPTPWYRPVGRLYLPLILGLTAGSTLAAPSPPSWFRSVPAASAGLRQDDITITGLVKDDKGVGLPGVNVVIKGTTQGSATDANGRFTVKVPSNNTVLVFSYIGYKTQETTVGTQTQLTMTLVADDQSLDEVVVVGYGTQSRGTVTGAVSTVQSDDLLKTPAVTSSAALVGKVQGITSRATDSRPGGAVNIEVRNMGEPLYVIDGVPADAGQFNNLGQNDIENISILKDASAAIYGLRAANGVVLVTTRKGRANQKTAINLNGYYGFQDFSRYPYPANAYQHQRGLVESDQNLGIRPSITPDELEKWRVGTEKGYQNYDYYKMVLRSNVPQYSLNASVTGGANNANYYVAVNHLDQKALIEDFSFKRTNLQANLEAGLTKGLRIGAQISGRVETRKQTGVPGIDDYFNPLLSVFSMWPTERPYANDNPNYIAQTHNINVNPATYKKSITGYNDEVWRAAKANLYAQYDFGFGLIAKATFSYNHTALNFDGFEYTYNTYSYNPTNDTYNVVPGGGNQNPWREQRRRTLIDQFGQFQLTYNKQFGDHGISAVAAFERSDWSNRYLVVHTVPPNNYIPIQYFANQDYLADEYGEVARAGYIGRINYNYKQKYLVEVLGRYDGSFLFAPGRRYGFFPGVSLGWRLLEEPVIKNAIGSVVSDFKLRASWGKTGSDNTNNNQISPGFIVAPFSYLTGYNWGAGSALFNGTLITGIQPRGVPITNLSWINNVSTNLGFDFSLFNSRLSGTFDVFQRKRTGLPAARYDVLLPSEVGYSLPPKT, translated from the coding sequence ATGAAAAAATCAGTACCGCCTACACCGTGGTACCGGCCAGTTGGTCGTTTGTATCTGCCACTTATTCTGGGACTTACGGCTGGATCTACGCTGGCCGCGCCCAGCCCACCCAGCTGGTTCAGGTCGGTGCCTGCTGCCAGCGCTGGTCTTCGTCAGGACGACATCACGATAACCGGTTTGGTTAAAGACGACAAAGGCGTTGGGCTGCCGGGGGTGAACGTCGTTATCAAAGGAACCACGCAGGGCTCTGCCACCGATGCAAACGGCCGGTTCACCGTCAAAGTACCCAGCAATAACACCGTGCTGGTCTTCAGCTATATCGGCTACAAAACGCAGGAAACAACCGTCGGGACGCAGACCCAGCTGACGATGACGCTGGTAGCCGACGATCAGTCGCTCGATGAAGTTGTGGTGGTTGGGTACGGCACGCAATCGCGCGGAACCGTTACGGGGGCGGTCAGTACGGTGCAGTCCGATGATCTGCTGAAAACCCCGGCTGTTACTTCGTCGGCCGCGCTCGTGGGTAAGGTGCAGGGTATCACGTCGCGGGCGACGGACTCCCGGCCGGGTGGTGCCGTTAATATCGAAGTTCGGAACATGGGTGAGCCGCTCTACGTCATCGACGGTGTGCCGGCCGACGCGGGGCAGTTTAATAACCTGGGTCAGAACGACATCGAAAATATTTCGATCCTGAAAGATGCGTCGGCGGCTATCTACGGCTTGCGGGCGGCCAATGGCGTGGTACTCGTAACGACCCGGAAAGGCCGTGCCAACCAGAAAACCGCCATCAACCTCAACGGTTACTATGGCTTTCAGGACTTTTCCCGCTACCCGTACCCCGCCAATGCCTATCAGCATCAGCGCGGGCTGGTCGAGTCGGATCAGAACCTGGGCATCCGGCCCAGCATAACGCCCGACGAGCTGGAAAAGTGGCGCGTCGGTACCGAGAAAGGCTACCAGAACTACGATTACTACAAAATGGTGCTCCGGTCTAACGTGCCGCAGTATTCGCTGAACGCCAGCGTAACGGGTGGTGCAAACAACGCCAACTATTACGTGGCCGTCAACCACCTCGATCAGAAGGCGCTGATCGAAGATTTCAGCTTTAAACGCACCAACCTGCAAGCCAACCTGGAAGCCGGACTGACGAAGGGGCTGCGCATCGGCGCGCAGATCAGCGGGCGGGTCGAAACACGGAAGCAGACGGGCGTGCCGGGTATCGACGATTATTTCAACCCGTTGCTGAGTGTGTTCTCGATGTGGCCTACCGAGCGGCCCTACGCCAACGATAACCCGAATTACATTGCCCAGACGCACAACATCAACGTCAATCCGGCGACCTATAAAAAGTCGATCACTGGCTATAACGACGAGGTCTGGCGAGCGGCTAAAGCCAACCTGTATGCGCAGTACGACTTCGGCTTCGGGCTAATCGCCAAGGCGACGTTTTCGTACAACCATACGGCCCTGAATTTTGACGGCTTCGAGTACACCTACAACACCTACAGCTATAACCCGACGAACGACACGTACAACGTCGTGCCGGGCGGGGGCAACCAGAACCCCTGGCGCGAGCAACGTCGGCGCACGCTGATCGATCAGTTTGGCCAGTTTCAGCTGACCTACAACAAGCAGTTCGGCGATCATGGTATCTCGGCCGTTGCGGCTTTTGAGCGGTCGGACTGGAGCAACCGCTATCTGGTGGTGCATACCGTGCCGCCCAACAACTATATCCCGATCCAGTATTTCGCCAATCAGGATTATCTGGCCGACGAGTACGGTGAAGTGGCGCGGGCGGGCTATATCGGCCGGATCAATTACAATTATAAGCAGAAGTATCTGGTCGAAGTGCTGGGCCGTTACGACGGATCGTTCCTGTTCGCACCCGGTCGCCGGTACGGGTTTTTTCCCGGTGTATCGCTGGGCTGGCGGCTGCTGGAAGAGCCCGTCATCAAAAACGCCATCGGCAGCGTGGTCAGCGACTTCAAGCTGCGGGCGTCGTGGGGTAAAACGGGTAGCGACAATACCAACAACAACCAGATTTCGCCCGGCTTTATCGTGGCCCCGTTCAGCTACCTGACAGGCTACAACTGGGGGGCGGGGAGTGCGCTGTTCAACGGCACGCTGATTACGGGTATCCAGCCGCGTGGTGTGCCCATCACCAACCTGTCGTGGATCAACAACGTATCGACCAACCTGGGCTTCGATTTCTCCCTGTTCAACAGCCGCCTGTCGGGTACGTTCGATGTGTTTCAGCGCAAACGCACGGGCCTGCCAGCCGCCCGCTACGACGTACTGCTGCCGAGCGAGGTAGGCTACTCGCTGCCCCCGAAAACCTGA
- a CDS encoding ABC transporter permease — MNLSLFLARRVRRAPQGSFSTTVTRIGIGSIALALAVMIIAFAVLFGYQRSIQQKIFLFGAHLQVSKFTNNHSYDDTALPLNTPLFNAGANIPGVDHIQAVATKPGILKTPDELAGVVLKGVGRDYNWNLLRESLVAGTVPEVGADTGNGSTQLLISQYMANQLKATVGQSLPLYFLGNPPRARKMTIVGIYETGLEEVDKTIALGDIRLIQRLNKWGPDTVGSYEIFVRDFSKLDQTRETVFDRLSPDMRLVSVKEQYRPLFDWMLLLDRNMVILLGLIAFVASFNMVSVLLVLMMERTPMIGLLKTLGGTDTLIRRMFLHVGLGMVVWGLVIGNVIGIGLCFLQDRFRLIPLDPKNYFIKYVPIAWDWPTILALNGATVLLIALVLWIPTIIINRIQPIRALAFKK, encoded by the coding sequence TTGAATCTTTCTTTATTTCTGGCCCGCCGGGTGCGCCGTGCCCCGCAGGGTAGCTTCTCGACCACCGTTACCCGTATCGGCATTGGCAGCATCGCGCTGGCACTGGCGGTTATGATTATTGCGTTTGCCGTACTGTTTGGCTATCAGCGGTCTATTCAGCAAAAAATCTTCTTGTTCGGGGCCCATTTGCAAGTCAGCAAATTCACCAACAACCATTCGTACGACGATACGGCGCTGCCGCTCAATACGCCCCTGTTCAACGCCGGCGCCAATATTCCGGGCGTTGACCATATACAGGCTGTCGCCACCAAACCGGGTATCCTGAAAACACCCGACGAGCTGGCCGGCGTCGTGCTGAAAGGTGTCGGGCGCGATTACAACTGGAATCTGCTACGCGAATCGCTGGTGGCGGGTACGGTACCCGAAGTGGGGGCTGACACGGGTAATGGCTCGACACAGTTGCTGATTAGTCAGTACATGGCCAATCAGTTGAAGGCGACCGTCGGGCAGTCGCTGCCGCTGTATTTTCTGGGCAACCCGCCCCGCGCCCGCAAAATGACCATTGTCGGCATCTACGAAACGGGGCTGGAGGAAGTCGATAAAACAATCGCACTGGGCGACATCCGCCTGATTCAGCGGCTAAACAAGTGGGGCCCCGACACGGTAGGGAGTTACGAAATTTTCGTGCGCGACTTCAGCAAACTCGACCAAACCCGCGAAACCGTATTCGACCGGTTATCGCCCGACATGCGGCTGGTATCGGTCAAAGAACAGTACCGCCCCCTCTTCGACTGGATGCTCCTGCTTGACCGCAACATGGTTATTCTGCTGGGGCTGATTGCGTTTGTGGCGTCGTTCAACATGGTATCGGTGCTGCTAGTGCTGATGATGGAACGGACGCCCATGATCGGCCTGCTGAAGACGCTGGGCGGCACCGACACCCTCATCCGGCGTATGTTTCTGCACGTCGGGCTGGGTATGGTTGTGTGGGGGCTAGTGATCGGCAACGTGATTGGCATCGGCTTATGCTTTCTACAGGATCGGTTCCGGCTTATTCCGCTCGATCCCAAAAACTACTTTATCAAGTACGTACCCATCGCCTGGGACTGGCCGACCATTCTGGCTCTCAACGGCGCGACCGTTCTGCTGATCGCTCTGGTGCTCTGGATTCCGACCATCATTATCAACCGTATTCAGCCGATACGGGCGCTGGCGTTCAAGAAGTAG
- a CDS encoding MerC domain-containing protein encodes MNQLLSRHRADYVGITGSVLCIIHCLLTPVLVMTSALLNYESLRVGFLSLDYLFIGINVIAVWSAARCATGLIRWALGGFLALFAVGLLLEGQSELFEYVAYAASAGLVVTHLINIRQGRTTHAHC; translated from the coding sequence ATGAATCAGCTGCTATCCCGCCACCGCGCCGATTACGTCGGTATTACCGGCTCCGTATTGTGCATTATCCACTGCCTGCTGACGCCCGTACTGGTAATGACGTCGGCACTGCTCAACTACGAGTCGCTGCGGGTCGGTTTTCTGAGTCTCGATTATCTGTTCATTGGTATCAACGTTATCGCCGTATGGTCGGCGGCACGGTGTGCGACGGGCTTGATTCGGTGGGCATTAGGGGGTTTTCTGGCCCTGTTTGCCGTTGGTCTGTTGCTGGAAGGCCAGAGCGAACTATTCGAGTATGTAGCCTATGCCGCATCAGCGGGGCTGGTTGTGACGCACCTGATTAACATCCGGCAGGGCCGCACCACGCACGCTCATTGCTAA
- a CDS encoding bile acid:sodium symporter family protein, whose product MAKTSLATLLGRVGLDWFLLALLAMIGLARLWPEPGIQTGPLSLSAFTNYGVSLIFFLYGLRLNFDQLKVGLRNYRLHLLIHLTTFILFPLLILGIRALLVTPETTLLWLGVFYVAALPSTVSSSVVMVSIANGNVPAAIFNASISSLIGVFVTPIWMSALLSAGSGQFDLEGIILKLTIQVIVPVVLGLLLNKQLGWFAEKYKGALRYFDQITILLIVYTAFCESFAQNLFRNLSVTDFVLLAVGMLALFFFVFGFITVISRWLHFSREDRITALFCGSKKSLVQGSVMAKVLFPGSAAGVVLLPIMMYHALQLIVASILAKAMANWKPSPQAVHDDSPTR is encoded by the coding sequence ATGGCAAAAACCTCCCTTGCAACTTTACTCGGCCGCGTCGGACTCGACTGGTTTCTGCTGGCGCTACTGGCGATGATCGGGCTGGCCCGGCTTTGGCCCGAACCCGGCATTCAGACCGGACCGCTGTCGCTGTCGGCCTTTACCAACTACGGCGTTTCGCTGATTTTCTTTTTGTATGGCCTTCGGCTCAATTTCGATCAGCTAAAAGTTGGCCTGCGCAATTACCGGCTCCACCTGCTCATTCACCTGACAACCTTTATTTTGTTTCCGCTACTGATTTTGGGCATACGTGCCTTGCTGGTCACGCCGGAAACGACGTTGCTTTGGTTGGGCGTATTTTACGTTGCGGCCCTGCCTTCTACCGTTTCCTCGTCGGTTGTCATGGTATCGATTGCCAACGGCAACGTTCCGGCGGCTATTTTCAACGCCAGTATCTCCAGTCTGATTGGCGTATTCGTCACCCCGATCTGGATGAGTGCATTACTCAGCGCCGGTAGCGGTCAGTTTGACCTGGAAGGCATCATTCTGAAGCTGACCATTCAGGTCATCGTGCCGGTGGTGCTGGGGCTGTTGCTGAACAAACAGCTAGGCTGGTTTGCTGAAAAATACAAAGGTGCCCTCCGCTATTTCGATCAGATCACGATTCTGCTCATCGTTTACACAGCCTTCTGCGAATCGTTTGCTCAGAACCTGTTTCGCAACCTGTCGGTAACCGATTTTGTGCTGCTGGCAGTGGGGATGCTCGCGCTGTTTTTCTTCGTGTTTGGCTTTATCACCGTCATCAGTCGGTGGCTGCATTTCAGCCGCGAGGATCGCATTACGGCACTGTTCTGCGGGTCGAAAAAATCGCTGGTGCAGGGTAGCGTAATGGCAAAAGTGCTGTTTCCGGGCAGTGCTGCTGGAGTCGTGCTGCTGCCGATCATGATGTACCACGCCCTGCAACTGATCGTAGCCAGCATTCTGGCGAAGGCAATGGCCAACTGGAAACCCAGTCCGCAGGCAGTACACGACGACTCACCCACCCGCTGA
- a CDS encoding GH1 family beta-glucosidase, whose product MTTQPRLSDADSALVSRAVFGPDFIWGTATAAYQIEGAVDRDGRSPSIWDTFSHQRGKIKTGEHGDIACEFYDRYEDDLRLHKALGFPHFRFSIAWSRILPDGLGPQHGGQINDAGLAFYDRLIDHCLSLGLTPWITLYHWDLPQVLENLGGWPNRKIVDWFADYVDVCTKAFGHKVKHWIILNEPLASSVLGYFTGTHAPGRRSLRALLPSIHHTALAQAEGGRVVRRNVPDAHVGTTFSCSPVDPYTDSARDRAAAKRVDALLNRLFIEPALGLGYPTDELSFLGGIFKKHAQPGDLEKLAFDFDFIGLQHYFRVVVEHSYFVPYIWAKDISPLSRGVQTITEMGWEVNPDSLYRVIQQFRQYEGIRKLYITESGSAFYDTVQQGRVHDPQRITYHQDYLQSVLRAKENGFSVDGYFVWTFLDNFEWAEGYRPRFGLVYVDFRTQQRIVKDSGHWFQQLLTDPVDWSAHAQAH is encoded by the coding sequence TTGACTACTCAACCGCGCTTATCCGACGCCGATTCGGCACTCGTTTCTCGGGCTGTATTCGGCCCTGACTTTATCTGGGGAACGGCAACAGCCGCCTACCAAATCGAGGGAGCTGTCGACCGCGACGGGCGTAGCCCGTCAATCTGGGATACGTTCAGTCATCAGCGCGGCAAAATCAAAACCGGCGAACACGGCGACATTGCCTGCGAATTTTACGACCGCTACGAAGACGACCTGCGGCTGCACAAAGCCCTCGGCTTTCCCCATTTTCGCTTCTCAATAGCCTGGTCGCGCATTCTGCCCGATGGACTGGGACCGCAACACGGTGGCCAAATCAACGATGCCGGACTGGCTTTTTACGACCGACTCATCGACCACTGCCTGTCGCTGGGCCTGACGCCCTGGATCACGCTCTACCACTGGGATTTACCGCAGGTACTGGAAAACCTCGGCGGCTGGCCCAACCGCAAAATCGTCGACTGGTTCGCCGATTACGTTGATGTGTGCACGAAAGCCTTTGGCCACAAAGTCAAACACTGGATTATTCTCAACGAACCCCTAGCGTCGTCGGTGCTGGGGTATTTTACGGGAACGCACGCACCCGGCCGACGGAGCCTGCGCGCGTTGCTGCCCAGCATTCACCACACGGCACTGGCTCAGGCGGAAGGAGGTCGGGTAGTCCGGCGCAACGTACCCGACGCGCATGTCGGCACCACGTTTTCCTGTTCCCCCGTCGATCCGTACACCGACTCTGCCCGCGACCGGGCCGCAGCCAAACGCGTCGACGCGCTGCTGAATCGGCTCTTCATCGAACCCGCGCTGGGGCTGGGTTATCCGACCGACGAGCTGTCGTTTCTAGGTGGCATTTTTAAGAAACACGCCCAACCCGGCGACCTGGAAAAGCTGGCCTTCGACTTCGATTTTATCGGACTGCAACACTACTTCCGCGTGGTAGTCGAGCACTCCTATTTCGTACCGTATATCTGGGCGAAAGATATTTCTCCGCTGAGTCGGGGGGTGCAGACGATTACCGAGATGGGTTGGGAGGTCAACCCCGACAGTTTGTACCGGGTCATTCAGCAGTTCAGGCAGTACGAGGGCATTCGCAAACTGTACATTACCGAGAGCGGCTCAGCCTTCTACGATACCGTGCAACAAGGCCGCGTGCACGACCCACAACGTATCACTTACCATCAGGACTATCTGCAAAGCGTGCTGCGGGCTAAGGAAAACGGCTTTTCGGTCGACGGCTACTTCGTCTGGACCTTTCTCGACAATTTCGAATGGGCGGAAGGATACCGCCCCCGCTTCGGACTGGTCTACGTCGATTTTCGCACCCAGCAACGCATCGTAAAAGATTCCGGCCACTGGTTTCAGCAACTCCTCACCGACCCCGTCGACTGGTCGGCACACGCTCAGGCTCACTAA
- a CDS encoding DUF2267 domain-containing protein: MQYPEFIHEAKAALGVQSEGEVIDITRAFLHTLTAHLAGNAADNLGAQLPAPLLDIIREVSPEDRDQGERFKLTEFYQRVADKLGVDAATGERHTKQFMTVFRSMVTEGELHKIKITLSDDYAPLFDGAVTTN, translated from the coding sequence ATGCAATATCCTGAATTTATTCACGAAGCAAAAGCCGCCCTTGGCGTTCAGTCGGAGGGCGAAGTCATTGACATCACCCGCGCCTTTCTCCACACGCTGACGGCGCACCTGGCCGGCAACGCTGCCGACAATCTGGGCGCGCAACTACCCGCCCCCCTGCTCGACATCATCCGCGAAGTATCGCCCGAAGACCGCGATCAGGGCGAGCGGTTCAAACTCACAGAGTTCTACCAGCGCGTCGCCGACAAACTGGGCGTCGATGCGGCCACCGGTGAGCGCCACACGAAGCAGTTCATGACCGTATTCCGGTCGATGGTGACGGAGGGCGAACTGCACAAGATAAAAATCACGCTGTCGGATGATTATGCTCCGCTGTTCGACGGTGCCGTAACGACAAATTAG
- a CDS encoding acetyl-CoA hydrolase/transferase family protein has protein sequence MATFLPITTPEQAVSVVQSGNRVFIHSVAQTPHTLIRALIDRAPQLRDVELCHIHTEGYLPYLEPQYQESFRPNSFFIGANMRKQLNAGIGDYVPVFLSEVPLLFSRKILPIDVALIQVSPPDAHGYCSLGPSVDVSLAAIQSAKYVIAQINPRVPRTHGDGLISVSMLHAAIEVDEPIYEVLPGEISAEDRKIGQYVASLVEDGATLQLGIGGIPNATLAELIHHKGLGIHTEMFSDGVIDLVERGVITGEHKAVLPHRIVSAFVMGSQRVYDFINDNPGVAMKQASYTNDTSIIRRNPKVTAINSAIEVDLTGQVCADTIGTYQYSGVGGQMDFVRGASLSEGGKPIIALPSTTSKGLSKIVPFLKEGAGVTTTRAHVHYIVTEYGIADLYGQNLRQRARALINIAHPDHREDLDRQAHARFGRL, from the coding sequence ATGGCAACTTTCCTCCCGATTACTACGCCTGAGCAGGCCGTTTCCGTTGTTCAATCGGGCAACCGTGTCTTCATTCACAGCGTTGCTCAAACACCTCATACACTCATCCGCGCCCTGATAGACCGGGCACCGCAGCTGCGCGATGTCGAGCTGTGTCACATCCACACGGAGGGTTACCTGCCGTACCTCGAACCGCAGTATCAGGAATCATTCCGGCCGAACTCGTTTTTTATCGGGGCCAACATGCGGAAGCAGCTGAATGCGGGCATCGGCGACTACGTACCCGTCTTCCTGAGCGAAGTGCCGCTGCTGTTTAGCCGCAAGATTCTCCCGATCGATGTCGCGCTGATTCAGGTATCGCCCCCGGACGCACACGGGTACTGTTCGCTCGGCCCCTCCGTCGACGTGTCGCTGGCCGCAATTCAGTCGGCGAAGTACGTCATTGCCCAGATTAACCCACGGGTGCCCCGCACACACGGCGACGGGCTGATTTCGGTGTCGATGTTACACGCAGCCATCGAAGTCGATGAGCCGATTTACGAAGTATTACCCGGTGAAATCAGCGCGGAAGACCGGAAGATTGGTCAGTACGTCGCCAGTCTGGTCGAAGACGGCGCGACCCTGCAACTCGGTATTGGCGGCATTCCAAACGCCACACTGGCCGAACTGATTCACCACAAAGGACTGGGCATTCACACCGAAATGTTCTCCGACGGGGTCATCGACCTGGTTGAGCGGGGCGTCATTACGGGGGAACACAAGGCGGTACTACCGCACCGCATCGTATCGGCGTTCGTCATGGGCAGTCAGCGGGTGTACGATTTCATCAACGACAATCCCGGCGTAGCGATGAAACAGGCCAGTTATACCAACGACACGTCGATCATCCGGCGCAACCCGAAAGTAACGGCTATTAACAGCGCTATCGAAGTCGACCTGACCGGTCAAGTGTGCGCCGACACCATCGGGACGTACCAGTATTCGGGTGTTGGCGGACAAATGGATTTCGTGCGGGGCGCGTCGCTGTCGGAAGGTGGCAAACCAATTATTGCGCTTCCTTCGACAACCAGCAAAGGGTTGAGCAAAATTGTGCCGTTTCTGAAAGAAGGGGCTGGCGTGACGACGACGCGGGCACACGTACATTACATCGTCACCGAATACGGCATCGCTGATCTGTACGGCCAAAACCTGCGACAGCGTGCCCGCGCCCTCATCAACATCGCCCATCCCGACCACCGCGAAGACCTCGACCGGCAGGCCCACGCCCGATTCGGCCGGTTGTAA
- a CDS encoding DUF983 domain-containing protein has translation MASPSRFYSILFNKCPRCHEGDFFVSKSAFSRNFDKMHDHCPHCGENFMPEPGFYWASMFVSYAFFTIWSLLTFFVFVIWLEVDLDYFLIGLVPSIILLTPYFFRMARRTWLTIFIEPAPKQPSGLPETARS, from the coding sequence ATGGCTTCTCCCAGTCGTTTTTATAGCATTCTGTTTAACAAGTGTCCCCGCTGCCACGAAGGTGATTTCTTTGTGTCGAAGAGCGCATTCAGCCGAAACTTCGACAAGATGCACGACCACTGTCCGCACTGTGGGGAAAACTTCATGCCGGAGCCGGGCTTCTACTGGGCGTCGATGTTTGTGAGCTACGCGTTTTTTACGATCTGGAGTCTGCTGACGTTCTTCGTCTTCGTAATCTGGCTGGAGGTCGACCTTGACTATTTCCTGATTGGATTAGTACCATCCATCATTCTGCTGACGCCATACTTCTTTCGCATGGCCCGCCGTACCTGGCTGACAATCTTTATTGAGCCTGCACCCAAACAACCTTCGGGTTTACCTGAAACAGCTCGTAGTTAA
- a CDS encoding helix-turn-helix domain-containing protein, whose product MADSIPVYSIQNFARHEPDTLFYMTPLEKLVGEFKGIDQSHSHTFYLLMWIRQGSGSHTIDFKTYPVAPDQLYFLTPGQVHSWQLSPDTQGFNLFFDTNFFRARLGNRLQQYPFYHSHQHLPLLDVTSQGTFFSDLFGYAYDEYWQQQPNRADVFLSFIHILLEAANRLYDQQLPASASHYYDRLRQFEELLENQFVQVRTVNEYATQMNITPNHLNHICQQVLGKTASQLLHERLVIEAKRLLTHTAKSVKEIGFLLGFDDTSYFVRFFRKQTGDTPADFRQVFEADR is encoded by the coding sequence ATGGCTGATAGCATCCCTGTTTACTCGATTCAGAACTTCGCCCGTCACGAGCCGGATACGCTTTTTTACATGACGCCCCTGGAGAAACTGGTCGGTGAGTTTAAAGGCATCGACCAGTCGCATTCGCACACGTTTTATCTGCTGATGTGGATACGGCAGGGGAGTGGCAGCCACACGATTGATTTCAAAACATACCCGGTCGCCCCCGATCAGCTGTACTTCCTGACGCCCGGTCAGGTGCATAGCTGGCAGTTGTCGCCCGACACGCAGGGGTTTAACCTGTTTTTCGACACCAACTTTTTCCGGGCGCGGCTGGGTAACCGGCTGCAACAGTATCCGTTCTACCACTCACATCAGCACCTGCCCCTGCTGGACGTGACCTCGCAGGGTACCTTCTTCTCGGACCTGTTTGGCTACGCCTACGACGAGTACTGGCAACAGCAGCCCAACCGGGCCGATGTGTTTCTGTCGTTCATCCATATTCTGCTCGAAGCTGCTAACCGCTTGTACGATCAGCAGCTACCGGCGAGTGCGTCGCACTATTACGACCGGCTGCGACAGTTTGAAGAATTACTGGAGAATCAGTTTGTGCAGGTGCGTACCGTCAACGAGTATGCGACTCAGATGAACATTACGCCCAATCATCTCAATCATATCTGTCAGCAGGTGCTGGGGAAAACGGCCAGTCAACTGCTGCACGAGCGACTGGTCATTGAAGCAAAGCGATTGCTGACGCACACGGCGAAATCGGTAAAGGAAATCGGCTTTTTGCTTGGGTTTGACGACACGTCTTACTTCGTCCGGTTCTTTCGAAAACAGACGGGAGATACACCCGCCGACTTCCGCCAAGTGTTCGAAGCTGATCGTTGA